One window of Eisenibacter elegans DSM 3317 genomic DNA carries:
- a CDS encoding RDD family protein → MKTLKITTSQNVDLEYRLASIADRILAYLIDMAILWAYIYVLIYGMFGLIYLLASSATGDNQTIMTDFYPLILIILVILLLPALLYNFWMETFFNGQTIGKMATKIYVISQDGNKARLSQYFLRWILGLVDFSLFGLVGLITALVTAHQQRVGDLVAGTIVIKGVLTPLQAQTVDNLLQYADKQPAPLEPITPIPTQNYIQGIYTHQQELKSLKEDEIQLIKLFLSEYNSTNTAGVSMRRLLEDLSKRFGIQAQPGEEGLVLQQILDTHHDFQSHPPNQSTVSPTYQEYVPKYYEAGSLNTTDVQMLKMLLNQYKETRIINTAAYTLLNDIEKRFGIQTTPGEELQTLEQLLNDYQYLQNRH, encoded by the coding sequence ATGAAAACCTTAAAAATCACTACTTCACAAAATGTAGACCTAGAGTACCGCTTGGCCAGTATTGCTGACCGTATACTGGCTTATTTGATAGATATGGCGATTTTGTGGGCATACATTTATGTCTTGATTTATGGGATGTTTGGCTTGATTTACCTGCTGGCTTCTTCAGCAACTGGAGACAATCAGACGATAATGACAGATTTTTATCCTCTAATACTGATTATACTAGTTATCTTGTTGCTTCCTGCCCTACTCTACAATTTTTGGATGGAAACGTTTTTCAACGGGCAGACTATTGGCAAGATGGCTACCAAAATCTATGTAATTTCTCAAGATGGGAATAAGGCAAGGTTGTCGCAATACTTTTTGCGGTGGATTCTAGGATTGGTAGATTTTTCACTCTTCGGTCTAGTAGGGCTGATTACAGCGCTAGTAACTGCCCACCAGCAGCGCGTCGGAGACTTGGTGGCAGGCACTATTGTCATCAAAGGAGTACTGACCCCATTACAGGCACAAACCGTTGACAATTTACTTCAATATGCAGATAAGCAGCCCGCCCCTCTGGAGCCAATCACACCAATACCTACCCAAAACTACATACAGGGCATATACACACACCAACAGGAGCTAAAGTCTTTGAAAGAAGACGAAATACAACTGATAAAACTATTCTTGAGCGAATATAACAGCACCAATACTGCTGGCGTTTCTATGCGGAGGTTGCTCGAAGACCTCAGTAAACGATTTGGCATCCAAGCCCAACCTGGCGAAGAAGGGTTGGTGCTCCAACAGATACTCGATACACACCATGATTTCCAAAGCCACCCGCCAAACCAAAGCACAGTATCTCCAACCTATCAGGAGTACGTACCCAAGTACTATGAGGCAGGTTCTTTGAATACTACTGATGTACAGATGTTGAAGATGCTGCTGAATCAATACAAAGAAACCCGCATCATCAACACTGCAGCATATACACTGCTCAATGACATTGAAAAGCGGTTTGGTATCCAAACTACTCCCGGAGAGGAGTTGCAAACGCTCGAACAACTACTGAATGATTATCAGTATCTACAAAACAGGCATTAG
- a CDS encoding saccharopine dehydrogenase family protein, translating into MDIPLLLYGAYGYTGELIAQLAHQKGLRLHLAGRDEARTAALAERLDMPYSVFDLRNSQALEAALGKVGAVLHAAGPFSATAQPMVEACLHTKTHYLDITGEIAVFEWIAQQHARAVKAGISLLPGAGFDVVPSDCLAAFLYSQLPDAHTLELGFKAIGQMSRGTTLTMVENLPKGGMIRQNSLLKTVGAAHEVRLIPELDPKHPAVAIPWGDVSTAFHSTGIPNITVYMVVPSRLLQGMRLSRYTAPILGLGFVQNFLKNYVRKRITGPDEHHRNNSHSVLWGKVTNAEGQSYSALLHTPEGYALTAQTALEIALRMLQGDTLEGFLTPSKAFGADFILQFEGVRRQLLA; encoded by the coding sequence ATGGATATTCCCCTCTTACTCTACGGAGCATATGGCTACACGGGCGAGCTAATAGCTCAATTGGCGCATCAAAAAGGGTTGCGCCTACACTTGGCCGGGCGCGATGAAGCGCGTACTGCTGCGCTGGCCGAGCGGCTAGATATGCCCTACAGTGTTTTTGATTTGCGCAATAGCCAAGCCCTCGAAGCAGCTCTAGGGAAGGTCGGAGCGGTACTCCACGCCGCCGGGCCTTTTTCGGCCACTGCCCAGCCAATGGTAGAGGCTTGCCTACATACCAAAACGCATTATTTGGATATCACTGGAGAAATTGCCGTGTTTGAGTGGATTGCCCAACAACACGCCCGCGCCGTAAAGGCCGGTATCAGCTTGTTGCCGGGTGCGGGTTTTGATGTGGTACCCTCTGACTGTTTAGCGGCCTTTTTATATAGTCAACTCCCTGATGCCCATACACTTGAGCTTGGATTTAAGGCCATCGGGCAAATGTCGAGAGGCACTACGCTGACAATGGTCGAAAACTTGCCCAAAGGAGGAATGATACGCCAAAACAGCCTACTAAAGACCGTTGGCGCTGCCCACGAAGTGCGCCTCATCCCTGAGCTCGACCCCAAACACCCAGCAGTCGCTATTCCTTGGGGCGATGTATCTACGGCCTTCCACAGTACGGGTATTCCCAATATTACGGTCTATATGGTAGTACCATCGAGACTTTTGCAAGGAATGCGCCTGAGCCGTTACACAGCTCCTATCTTAGGGCTGGGGTTTGTGCAAAATTTCCTCAAAAACTACGTACGCAAGCGTATCACAGGCCCCGATGAACATCACCGCAACAACAGCCATAGTGTGCTCTGGGGCAAAGTAACCAATGCGGAAGGACAATCATACAGCGCCCTACTCCATACCCCCGAAGGCTATGCCCTTACCGCGCAAACCGCGCTCGAAATAGCACTTAGAATGCTTCAGGGTGATACTTTGGAAGGTTTTTTGACCCCTTCCAAAGCATTTGGAGCTGACTTTATCCTCCAATTTGAAGGGGTACGCCGTCAACTGTTGGCCTAA
- a CDS encoding NAD-dependent epimerase/dehydratase family protein → MTTPTRILITGGLGQVGSELYQALCTQYGEDNILLTDVRKPENHTVALFETLDATDAPRLAELVSKHKITQIYHLAAILSARGEQDPLWAWKINMDSTLNVFEVAREKQLHKVYVPSSIAAFGPDTPKQNTPQACVMNPSTVYGISKQACERWGEYYFKRYGLDIRSLRYPGLISYKTLPGGGTTDYAVDIFYKALQQGSYECFLSPDTYLPMMYMPDAIRATVALMEAPSDNIRTRDSYNLTALSFSPAELAKAIQQHLPDFTISYKPDFRQQIADSWPASIDDSVAQAEWGWQPQYDLEAMVAEMLEHIRTKLQKTVDA, encoded by the coding sequence ATGACAACACCCACACGTATTCTTATCACCGGAGGCCTAGGACAAGTAGGCAGCGAGCTATACCAAGCCCTCTGCACACAATATGGCGAAGACAATATCTTGCTCACCGATGTGCGCAAGCCCGAAAACCACACGGTGGCGCTTTTTGAGACCCTCGATGCGACTGATGCGCCTCGCTTAGCCGAATTGGTATCCAAACACAAAATTACGCAAATCTACCACTTGGCCGCCATCCTCTCGGCACGTGGAGAGCAAGACCCGCTTTGGGCTTGGAAAATCAATATGGACAGCACGCTCAATGTCTTCGAAGTAGCCCGCGAAAAACAACTACACAAGGTCTATGTCCCTAGTTCTATCGCTGCGTTTGGGCCTGATACCCCCAAACAAAATACACCTCAGGCTTGCGTGATGAACCCAAGTACGGTCTATGGCATCAGCAAGCAAGCTTGTGAGCGCTGGGGCGAGTATTATTTCAAGCGTTATGGTCTGGATATCCGTAGCTTGCGCTACCCCGGCCTCATCAGCTACAAAACCCTGCCCGGCGGCGGCACTACAGACTATGCTGTCGATATTTTCTACAAAGCCCTCCAACAAGGTAGCTACGAATGCTTCCTCTCACCCGACACTTACCTGCCGATGATGTATATGCCCGATGCTATCCGTGCTACGGTAGCGCTTATGGAAGCACCCTCGGACAATATCCGCACCCGCGACAGCTACAACCTTACCGCGCTGAGTTTCTCCCCTGCTGAGCTAGCCAAGGCCATCCAACAACACTTACCAGACTTTACCATCAGCTACAAACCTGATTTCCGACAACAAATTGCTGATTCTTGGCCGGCTTCTATCGACGATAGCGTGGCTCAAGCAGAATGGGGATGGCAGCCACAATATGACTTAGAGGCTATGGTAGCCGAAATGCTAGAACATATCCGCACAAAGCTTCAAAAAACCGTTGATGCTTGA
- a CDS encoding M16 family metallopeptidase translates to MIYFEHFTLANGLQVYIHPDHSTPMAAVNVLYNVGSKDEQAHKTGFAHLFEHLMFGGSKHIPSYDAALQRVGGENNAFTSPDLTNYYITLPAANLETALWLESDRMLSLSFDPQVLEVQRSVVIEEFKQRYLNQPYGDVWLKLRPAVYEIHPYQWATIGKDISHIENATMDDVQDFFFRYYRPNNAVLVIAGNVRIEDTKRLVEKWFGDIPAGAPYRRQLPTEPPQTAPRHLEVQANVPSPALYKAYHMPARMHAQYHTIDLLSDILGRGKSSRLYRELVQKNQIFSQLQAYVTGSVEPGLLVINGKLNEGITLETADAAVQALVADLIAAPPSEEELQKVKNQSESTLLFEQIELLNRGMGLAFFANLGSPEAINQQAEQIQAVNTADIHQAAQQYLHPNNCTTMYYGA, encoded by the coding sequence ATGATTTATTTCGAGCATTTTACATTGGCCAATGGCCTTCAGGTATATATCCATCCCGACCACAGCACGCCGATGGCTGCGGTGAATGTGCTCTACAATGTAGGCTCTAAAGATGAGCAAGCTCATAAAACGGGGTTCGCGCATTTGTTCGAACACCTGATGTTTGGAGGCTCCAAGCATATCCCTTCTTATGATGCGGCTTTGCAGCGTGTGGGTGGCGAAAACAATGCTTTTACCTCTCCTGACCTGACCAACTACTACATCACCCTACCGGCGGCAAACCTCGAAACCGCGCTCTGGCTAGAGTCAGACCGAATGCTAAGCCTTTCGTTTGACCCTCAGGTGCTCGAAGTACAACGCAGTGTTGTCATCGAAGAGTTCAAACAACGTTACCTCAATCAACCTTATGGCGATGTGTGGCTCAAGCTCCGTCCGGCAGTATATGAAATACATCCTTACCAATGGGCTACTATCGGCAAGGATATCAGTCATATCGAAAACGCGACTATGGACGATGTACAGGATTTTTTCTTCCGCTATTATCGCCCCAACAATGCTGTGTTGGTCATCGCGGGCAATGTCCGAATTGAAGACACCAAGCGCTTGGTAGAGAAGTGGTTTGGCGATATCCCTGCCGGCGCGCCTTATCGCCGTCAGCTGCCTACCGAACCACCCCAAACAGCTCCCCGACACTTGGAAGTACAGGCCAATGTGCCTAGCCCCGCGCTCTACAAAGCCTATCATATGCCGGCACGTATGCACGCACAATACCACACCATCGATCTGTTGAGCGATATTTTGGGTAGGGGCAAATCCTCGCGGCTCTATAGAGAGTTGGTTCAAAAAAATCAGATTTTCAGTCAATTACAAGCCTATGTAACGGGTTCGGTAGAGCCTGGGCTGCTGGTCATCAATGGCAAGCTCAATGAGGGCATTACACTCGAAACTGCCGATGCAGCCGTGCAAGCACTAGTGGCTGATTTGATAGCTGCCCCTCCCAGCGAAGAGGAATTGCAAAAGGTCAAAAACCAAAGCGAGTCTACGCTTTTGTTTGAACAAATAGAGCTACTCAATCGGGGAATGGGCTTGGCGTTTTTTGCCAATCTAGGCTCCCCCGAAGCCATCAACCAACAAGCCGAACAGATTCAGGCTGTCAATACTGCTGACATCCACCAAGCGGCTCAGCAATATCTCCACCCCAATAACTGTACAACAATGTATTATGGAGCTTGA